A single Arachnia propionica DNA region contains:
- a CDS encoding EamA family transporter has product MRRGFPPVLLVLTATTSVQIGSSLAKGLFAVAPPQVAAWLRILFAAVFLGIVFRPTLRDRSREQWLSAAGYGVALTGMSAIFYLSIQRIPVGMAVTFEFLGPLTVAAFGSKRRRDLIWVAFAALGVILLGISPAPLEPVGVLLALLAGACWGVYILLTPTLGARWEGFSGLTVGFWIGAILLLPVTLATAISGEYSWALDPGVWGMGLALGLLSSAVPFPLEMRALQRMSRATFGVLTSLEPAAAALVAFLLLGEQLGVLELTAMALVILASVGSIRSSAKDKSPGSS; this is encoded by the coding sequence GTGAGGCGAGGATTCCCCCCGGTTCTGCTGGTGTTGACGGCAACCACCTCGGTGCAGATCGGTTCCTCCCTGGCCAAGGGACTGTTCGCCGTGGCCCCACCGCAGGTGGCGGCCTGGTTGCGTATCCTGTTCGCCGCCGTGTTCCTGGGCATCGTGTTCCGCCCCACCCTGCGCGACCGCAGCCGGGAGCAGTGGCTCTCGGCCGCGGGATACGGGGTGGCGCTCACGGGCATGAGCGCGATCTTCTACCTGTCGATCCAGCGCATCCCCGTCGGCATGGCGGTGACCTTCGAGTTCCTGGGCCCGTTGACCGTCGCCGCGTTCGGTTCCAAACGCAGGCGCGACCTGATCTGGGTGGCTTTCGCCGCCCTGGGGGTGATCCTCCTCGGGATCAGCCCGGCCCCGCTGGAGCCCGTGGGCGTGCTCCTGGCGCTGCTGGCCGGGGCCTGCTGGGGCGTCTATATCCTGCTCACCCCCACCCTCGGGGCCCGTTGGGAGGGTTTCTCCGGTTTGACCGTGGGATTCTGGATCGGGGCCATCCTGCTGCTTCCCGTAACCCTGGCCACGGCCATCTCGGGCGAGTACTCCTGGGCCCTGGACCCGGGCGTCTGGGGAATGGGCCTGGCTCTCGGTCTGCTCAGTTCCGCCGTTCCGTTCCCCCTGGAGATGCGGGCCCTGCAACGCATGTCCCGGGCCACCTTCGGAGTCCTGACGAGCCTTGAACCAGCGGCCGCCGCGCTCGTCGCCTTCCTGCTGCTGGGCGAACAGCTCGGAGTTTTGGAACTGACTGCCATGGCGCTGGTGATCCTCGCGAGCGTCGGATCCATCCGAAGCTCCGCGAAAGACAAAAGCCCCGGTAGCAGCTGA
- a CDS encoding multidrug effflux MFS transporter, whose product MPQPLGDRFSARRRVATIVTLGLLTGLGPFTIDLYLPTFPALKTDLGITDSQVQVTLSATTLGFALGQFVVGPLSDRLGRRIPLIVAASLHVTSSVLVAVAPNVTFLTTMRVLQGIGAAGGAVVSMAMARDLFSGRRLVVMLSRLALINGLAPIIAPLVGSWMVTVMNWRGVFWALASYGAVLLVLILFLIVETRPPGERTAGGLAPLRAAYRRVLGDRVFVGIWLTASCCFAGLFSYISTSSLLLQEAFGLRETEFGVVFAICSIGVFAGVQLGSRLSAHLGPQKVLIVGTAGMIAAASALLGLDAMRGGHIPLIPAMFAYTLAFGACNPAAQVLALQNHRADSGVAASLMGALNMTLAAVVGPVIGQFELTSAAPMAIAMLCCATAAALCLWLIARPRRIEFTL is encoded by the coding sequence ATGCCACAACCACTCGGGGACCGGTTCAGCGCGCGCCGGAGGGTTGCTACCATCGTCACCCTCGGTCTGTTGACCGGACTCGGTCCGTTCACCATAGACCTGTACCTGCCCACCTTTCCAGCCCTCAAGACCGACCTGGGGATCACCGATTCCCAAGTCCAGGTGACCCTCTCGGCCACCACCCTGGGGTTCGCTCTCGGGCAGTTCGTGGTCGGGCCCCTGAGCGACCGGCTGGGGCGCCGGATCCCGTTGATCGTGGCGGCGAGCCTGCACGTGACCTCGTCCGTGCTCGTCGCGGTGGCACCCAACGTCACCTTCCTGACCACCATGCGTGTCCTCCAGGGGATCGGGGCGGCGGGCGGGGCCGTGGTGTCGATGGCAATGGCCCGGGACCTGTTCTCGGGGCGGCGGCTGGTGGTGATGCTCTCCAGGCTGGCGCTCATCAACGGCCTGGCCCCCATCATCGCTCCTCTGGTGGGTTCTTGGATGGTCACGGTCATGAACTGGCGCGGGGTTTTCTGGGCACTGGCCAGCTACGGCGCCGTTCTGTTGGTGCTGATCCTGTTCCTGATCGTGGAGACCCGCCCGCCCGGTGAGCGTACCGCGGGTGGGCTTGCGCCGCTCCGGGCCGCCTACCGCCGGGTACTGGGCGACAGGGTGTTCGTCGGCATCTGGCTGACCGCCTCCTGCTGCTTTGCCGGTTTGTTCTCCTACATCTCGACCTCGTCGCTGCTGCTGCAGGAAGCCTTCGGGCTGCGCGAAACCGAGTTCGGCGTCGTGTTCGCCATCTGTTCCATAGGCGTCTTCGCCGGGGTTCAACTGGGAAGCCGCCTGTCCGCGCATCTCGGCCCGCAGAAGGTGCTCATCGTCGGTACCGCGGGAATGATCGCAGCGGCCTCGGCGTTGTTGGGACTCGACGCGATGCGCGGCGGCCACATTCCCTTGATACCGGCGATGTTTGCCTACACCCTGGCCTTCGGGGCGTGCAATCCCGCAGCCCAAGTGCTGGCATTGCAGAATCATCGCGCGGACTCGGGGGTGGCCGCATCCTTGATGGGGGCCCTCAACATGACCCTCGCCGCCGTGGTGGGGCCCGTCATCGGTCAGTTCGAACTGACCTCGGCCGCGCCGATGGCGATCGCGATGCTCTGCTGCGCCACCGCCGCTGCACTGTGCCTGTGGCTGATCGCCCGGCCGCGACGGATCGAGTTCACGCTGTGA